A stretch of the Vitis vinifera cultivar Pinot Noir 40024 chromosome 16, ASM3070453v1 genome encodes the following:
- the LOC104882006 gene encoding myb-related protein 315-like yields the protein MMARAEEQRPRWTEEEDHKLIECKSRNPHLSWPNIAMLAGLERSGKSCRERWNNSLTEDNTLQWLHGNRASRWNNQLKKKLGISTHQNIPDPQSSFISTRIFQTQAPFLHPFQPHKDSPTLASEA from the exons ATGATGGCAAGAGCAGAGGAGCAGAGACCGCGATGGACCGAAGAAGAAGACCATAAGCTCATTGAATGTAAAAGCAGAAACCCCCATCTATCTTGGCCAAATATCGCAATGCTGGCAGGGCTGGAGAGGAGTGGCAAGAGTTGTAGGGAGAGGTGGAATAACAGTCTGACGGAAGACAATACCCTGCAGTGGCTTCATGGGAATAG GGCGAGCCGCTGGAACAACCAATTGAAGAAGAAGCTTGGGATAAGTACTCATCAGAATATTCCTGACCCACAAAGCTCGTTCATCTCAACCAGAATATTCCAAACGCAAGCTCCATTTCTACACCCATTTCAGCCTCACAAGGACTCGCCAACCCTTGCTTCAGAAGCCTAG